Sequence from the Bubalus kerabau isolate K-KA32 ecotype Philippines breed swamp buffalo chromosome 17, PCC_UOA_SB_1v2, whole genome shotgun sequence genome:
TTAGGAGGGTAATATTGGCCATAATATATGGGTGACGGGCATGCAGAGCTGGTATGGTGTGGACTAAAGATATCTGGGCTGATGGATCCAGATGAAGCGAGTCCTGGAGCCCAGGACTTGAGGTATGAAGGGAGAAGCTCAAGAGATGGAAGAACACACCTCAcccactttctttctctttccttctctcactgTAGCTTGGGCCCTTTGGGTTCCGGAGGGTTTGCACCTTTCGGCTTtgaagggattctccagggaacagCTACATGTTTCTACTATTTTTTTGGTGTTGATGTTCTTGCCACTAAAGGTAACATGGTCACTGTGTGTCCCATCTGAGCTTTGGGAACAGACTGGCTGCCCCTGGCTTTGGGGAAACCTGATTGAGGAGTACAATAAGGAAGGGGATTTTTCCCACTGTGTTTTCCTGACCCAacacttcttccctttctgcaggGGCAGAAGCTATAAATCCTCATCGTTCCATCCCCTGGAGCATCTTGATCACCATCTTCATCTGCGTTTTGGCCTACTGCAGTGTCTCAGCGGCGCTCACCCTCATGGTGCCCTACTACCTGATTCAGCCTCACAACCCTTTCCCACAAGCCATTCTCCATAGTTTGTGGCTCCCTGCCACATACATCACGACTATTGGTACCCTCTGTGCTCTTATATTCAGGTCAGTGCCATGGTTTCCTCCCTGTCTACTGTTGATGCTCAGATCTCCAAACCCTTAGGATTGGTAGAGAAGACAGAGAGACACTTTACCCCAAGCCAACAAGAGAGCAAAAGTCCTGGTCTATCCtccttctccacatccttacatGCTTCCATCTTCTCTTCCAGACTCCATAGTGCCGTGTTCAGAATGCCTCTTTTGATGTACACAATGGCAGAGGACGGGCTCCTTTTCCGGGTACTTACCCGGATCCATGTCCGCACAGGCATCCATGTCGTGGCCATGATGTCTGCTGCAAATcttgcaggttaaaaaaaaattttttttgaaacccACGCTTTAACTTACATATTTCCAGATGTTTCTCACTCCCTTTCCACCTTGTTTGTGCCCTCATTGTAGGGCTCATGGCGTTACTCTTCAAGTACACAGATCTTGTGGATCTCATGTCAGTCGGGACCCTGCTCATTTACTCCATGGTGGCATTTTCTATTCTTGTCCTCAGGTGAGACCCCACTGCACCTTGGTAGGGAGTCTTGGAGATTAGTTGGGAGGTAACCATCTTCTGTCTTCATGCTATCTTCTAAAAGTCCTGCTCTGCTTAAGACTGGACACATGTGAAATAGGCTGTGTGGTGTTGGATGAGTAGGGGCTGCTGTTAATATTGCCTTAAAACCTGTAATTCAGGTACCAGCCAGACCAGAATTTAAGAAAGAATGAGAAcacagaggaggaaattgagATGGCTGACCCTGATGAATATCCTTTGGACTCTGAACCTGAAGCAAGAAACTCAAACCTTCTAAAGAGTCTGTGGTTCCCTATCAGCACCATCCCCACTAGGAAATCTGGCCAGATTGTCTACAGATGTGCCTCACTACTCGGTGAGCAGTGGGATTTCTCTTTAGTTGTTTTCTGAAATTGACAGTATGGTGTTGGATTGTGTACTTTGTCAACTGAGGAGTCTTGGTGATATGAGGGCCCTTGCTGAGGTGGGCAGCCTGGGGAGAGGAGTGGCTCAAGGTCTTGACATCTTAAGCTTCTGAAGTTGAACCTGTTCTCCTCCAACTTGACCCCTGTAGTTCTCCTGATGATAATCTTGAGCCTTATCCTGGTCCAGTGGTccagtcaggagttttctggagaCTCCGGGTACACACCagtggctgtgctgctgctgctgctcatcaTTGGGGTCACGGTCATCATCTGGAGGCAGCCCCAGAACCCCATTCCTCTTTATTTTAAGGTAAGTGACCTTATGTGCCCGAACTGTCCACCTGGAGTGAACATGCTTCATGGTCTAAACATCCAGGGAGTGAGGGGAACTGCTAAAACCAACGGACTCTTCCCTGATCCCCCTCAGTACTTTACATACAcagtctgagtaggcactgaatACACAGTCTGAAGGCTGGTCTTCTTGCCCACTTGGGGTAGAGACTCTCATTCAGGCATCTGGGGTGTGTTCAGGGATGAACTGACTGCCCCACAGGTCCCTGCTCTGCCTGTCCTTCCACTGGTGAGCATCTTTGTGAACATTTACTTGATGATGCAGATAACTTCTGGGACCTGGGCCATATTTGGCATCTGGAATGTGATTGGTAAGTGGCTTTCTGGCATAAAGAGACCTCTTGAGTGACAGATCCCAAACTGAGCTCCCCTAAACTTCTTGACCACCATAGGAGACCTATTGGATATTTGTAACCAGGAAGAGTGCCTGCTTATccttctcattttctcatttccttaCTAGGATTTCTCATATACCTTGGATACGGGATCCGACACAGCTTAGAGGAGAACGATGAGCAATAACCACCAGCATCCACCTCCCAGACTCTTGACAAAAACACCCCTACTGCTGACTCATCTTAACCACAGGTCACAGATGTTGTGTAGAATCCCTACATACACAGAAGGTGTCTTCTGCTACATGAACACTCAGCCTCTATGGATAGTGAAGGTGTATGCATCTACAGCCCTGTCTTTATTGCCAGTGGACAAAGTGACTTTAATGTTGTCTAATTTTTAAGTAAGCTTTTCAAAGTATGATGTACATACAGAAAAACACATGCTTCTTAAGTGTGCAGCAATACCGATTTTCACAAAGAAAGTACAACAACATAacagcaagagaaagaaaatgttaacctGGCACCTGAGAAACAACTCCTTGTTCCCATCTCCAGCATGAGCACAGAGCTGGCCACTTGAGGAGGAAACATAGGTATCCGATATTGTGTAAGAGTTACACTTTAAATATTCGGTCATCAATAAATTTGaagtaaaaggtcagttttcattccaatcccaagaagggTAAGCCAAAGAGTggtcaaactaccaaacaattgtgctcatttcacagcCTAGCCGGGAATGCTCAAAGTCCTAAACTAGACTTCGACagaacatgaactgagaacttccagatacaagctaggtttagaaaaggtagatgAACTAGACATAAAATTGCCTACGTCTGTtgcatcacagagaaagcaagggaagtccagaaaaacatcaacttctgcttcattaactatgccaaaagctttgactgtgtggatcacaacaaactgtggaatatccttaaggagatgggaataccagaccatctgacctgcctcctgagaaacctgtatgcaggtcataaGCAAAagcagttagaatcggacatggaatgctggagtggttcaAAACTGGCAAGGGAGTATGTTAATGCTCTATGTTGttgcctgcttatttaacttatatgcagagtaccacatgcaaaatgctgggctggatgaatcacaagctggaatcaagtttgccaggagaagtatcaacctcagatgataccatcctaatgatagaaagtgaagaggaaataaagagcctcttgacgaaggtgaaagaggagggcgAAAAGTTGGtgtaacactcaacattcaaaaaaactaataacataacatctggtcccatcacttcctggcaaatagaagaggaaaaagtggaagcagtgacagattttctttcctttggctccaaaatcactgcagacaataactgtagccatgaaattaaaaaatgcttgttccttgaaaagaaacctatgacaaacctagatggcatattaaaaagcagagagattactttgccgacaaaggtctgtctagtcaaagctatgggttttccagtagtcatgtacgagaTGTGAGAGatcagccataaagaagactgaacactgaagaactgatggttttgaaaactgtggtgctggggaagactttgagagtcctttgtaatgcatggagatcaaaccagtcaacactaaagaaaatcagctctgaatattcattggaaggactgatgctgaagttgaagctccaatattttggccacatgatgtccAGAGCTGATACaatggaaaggaccctgattctgggaaagaccgagggcaggaggagaagagggaacagacaatgagatgtttagatagcatcactgatttaaATGAACATCTCCATAccatagtggaggatagaggagcctggtgtgctgcattccatggggtcacaaagacttgtacatgacttagcaactgaacagccacAACATGACCCTGCAAGCATGCCTCTGAGATATTCCTGGTTTGATTCCAGACTACCGTAGTAAACAGAACTGGCAATAAAGagagtcacacaaattttttggtttcccagtgcatataaactTATGTTTACACCACACTGTTCAGTGTGCTATATATTCtgtctaaaaaatgtacatactttaacttaaaagtattttattgctgaaaaatgcTAGCTGTCATCTGACAACCCAGAGTTGCCACAAACCCTCAGTCTCCAAAACATGCAacatctgcaaagcacaataaaatgtatatgtttgtatgtgtatgtatatattaaaagatGTATAGTTAATGTGCACAAAagatgtatatgtaatatatgtattaaAGTATAGGTGTTAAGGTTCATTGTTGATCTAAAATCAATGTATCTAGTTGTCTTGTAATACTATTTGCTAAATCTGTCACCTCTTGGTGTCTGTCTATGCTCTCTGCATTCTAATAACATCTTGACATATGGGTATAGTCAAACGTCATTAGGGCCCATCCTCATGTCCTTATTTAATCATAATTACCTCTTTAAGTCCCCCCacaaaatacagtcacattctgaaatCCTGGGGctcaggacttcaacatatgaatttgaaacAAGGGAGATGCATTCACCTCTTCACACTTTTGACCACCATTTGCTTCCCAGTGGCTAAAGCATTGTCTGGAATACAATAAGTGCTCAGTTATATTTGATGAGATATTTAATGAAAGAATCATATGTACATGTAATATTTTACATGACCCAAGATGCGGAACTTTTTATTTACCAGTTATTATCAACGGGACACCACAGTATTTGTTTGGGAAAAATGATATTTTGTTAAACGACTTGGAACAGAAAATGAGACTTTAAGGCCATGTCTAATCTATgactggtcttccctggtggctccatggtaaagaatctacctgccaatgcaggagacatgttcAATTCCTCaattaggaagatctcctggaggaggagatggcaactgtttccagtgttcttgcctggaaaatcccatggacagaggagcctggcaggctacagtccagggggttgaaaaacagtgagacatgacttagagactaaacaacagcaatgtctATAGCTGGTGCTGGATAGATCATTTCACAGGAGAgaaaaaatgcaaagagaaattggaaagaggagagaaaagaaagggtgAGGAGAAGATTGTGAAGGGTTCTGTGAGATGAGAAACTCTTCCCTTGATCTGATCTCACTTTCATATGAAAATCATGAAATGATTGACGTAGGTGGGCATCTCATggaaagaaagatttttaaaatgattattcttGGTGTAGATTGATGAGGGGGAAAAACAGTTGGCAGAAGAAGAAAGAGCAAACCATTAATGTGTTATTCCATGAATGTGTTATTTAAATGAGTGGTTCCCACAGATCGCAGGAAGTCAGTGAGTGCTTGTGAGCAGGGCAAGAAGGTGAGGAAGGGGTTTAGGAGGTGACAGAGGGTCTGCTGTCTTTCCAGGGATAGGGGTACAACATGGACACCCTCCAGACGTCACACATTCTTCTTCCCCGACCCCATGCCTCCCCACTTTACTGGCCATAGGAACCTGGAAACGTCACCTAACCTTCCTTCTAAccttcatgtatggatgtgagagttggactgtgaagaaagctgagtgccaaagaactgatgcttttgaactatggtgttggagaagactcttgagagtcccttggactgcaaggagatccaaccagtccactctgaaggagatcagccttgggatttctttggaaggaatgatgctaaggctgaaactccagtactttggccacctcatgcgaagagttgactcattagaaaagactctgatgctgggaggaattgggggcaggaggagaaggggacaacagaggatgagatggctggatggcattactgactcgatggacgtgagtctgagtgatggagttggtgatggacagggatgcctggcatgctgcaattgctggggtcgcaaagagtcggacacgactgagcgactgaactgaactgaactgaaccctctaAAGGCTTGGCAAAGAAGTGGAGAAATAAGACACAGGATGAGTCCTTACATAACCTATGTAAGATGGGAATTTCAGAGCTGAGGTGCTTGGCTCAGTTGATGGAAAATGAAATAACAAtcaaagtaagaaaaaagaaaagagaattttggTTATTTCTGTAACATTCAAATTTTTAACATAATATCCTGAATTGTGACTGATAATTTACCAGGACAGATGAGATTTTTAggattttcatataatttttagaacACATATTAATAACATTTATCCTGCCAATATAACCTAAGAAGGTTTATCATCACTTATTTGACAACACAtgggtgcttagtcacttcagtcatgtccgactctttgagacccaacaGACtttagcccgacaggctcctctgtccatgggattctcctggcaagaatactggaatgggttgccctgcaCTCTTCCAAGGGATCTGCTGATGGTACCCATGTAATTATATGTGCCAGTATGCCTAATTGTAATGAGGTCAGTATCATTCCTTGAGATGTTATAGGACTGTTAAAGTGGTAATAAATCTGAAAAATCCCCAGAATAGCTAGAggtcaaaaaatatttcatttggggtttctttggtggctcagtggtaaatctgcctgctaaggcaggagacacgggttctgaCACGGGCAGATTCTCATGTGTGAAAGCACTTGCAGAAGGTCAGCTTTCCTGCAAAGAGATTCTGgcactccaaaaaaataaaaacaactctgCTCAAAGCAAAGATGGAGCTGAGGGAATCTTTCCCCTGCCCTATGCAAGGAAACATCCCCCCACAGAAAAGGGGAGTGATGAGTGAGTGCTCAGCTACCCTAGTTCTGCAGGACATCACAGCAGACACCTGAGAAGGACGTCCACAGCAGCACCAGAGATCAGAGACGGGACCTCCatgaggagggagaggaaaaatatttggaaagagGCAGATAAACATTTCAATGGGGGTGAAAAGGATTGCTTTTCTCAGGGAGTCCATTCGCATGCCTCTGGAAGCACCACACCGGGGAATCTCTCTGCTGTGTCCACAGGAACCCTCAGTACCCCGATTGCTGGACCCACGTCTCCCCCCACTCTTCAGGGGCTTCTTGTGGGACCCTCCCCCTGCAACATCCTGGGGTTCTCGGGTAGACCAGACCAAAACCAGTCCCTGCTCTGGGCGAGGGTGCCCGCAGACTGGAGCTCTAGAGCCACCTTCTGGAAATCCAGAGACAGGTTTCCAGGAGGCAGCCTGGTGGGTTGTCAgggcagagagacagaaaagcttAAGAATTCTCCCAcaagacctccctggtggttcagtggttaagaacccgcctgccaaggccgaggacccaggttcagtcccctgTCTGGGAGGACCtcatatgccatggggcaactaagcccacatgccgcaactactgaagcctgtgtgctgcagcaagagaaaccaccgcagtgagaagcccatgcatcgcaactagggaaagactgtGCAGTAACCAAGATCCAGGGCATACACACTtcatcaattaatttaaaattattaaaaggaaTTATCCCACAAGAGGGAGCAGAAAGAGTGAAATAAGTgtactggtacaaagacagagAAAATCCCAGAAAATAACTCCACCATGAAACAACAGCACCCCAGTTGAAGTTAACCACCAAAGATTGAAGGTGGTGTCTATTACTAATACAAAAGTATAGTATAGAATTATACTCACAGTTCTACTCACCTTCATCCTCTTGGGAGCAGCCTCTCCACTGAGGAATTTATTACCACTTTAATTCCCATAATTTTCTGCTTTGAGTCAGATGAGAGAAACTCAGAAAAGGCTTCTCTCTGCATCTGTTGCATCTCATAGGTTTTTCCTATAAATAAGCTTCCTAACAACTCTGGGTTCAAGAGCATCCCCACACAACCGACTAAAACTCACCACAACAGCTTAAGCTGCTTCATTCCTTTTGTGGAGTTGGCTTTTCAAGGATAGACACTTAAATCAGTGGGCTAGAATCGACAGTCCTGAGACAAATACTTATATTATCATTCATTTTACCCATGGGAACCAAGACAATACAATGGGTAAAATATAGTCTCATCAACAATAGTGCTCAGACAAGTATACATCCACATGCAAATAAATAAACCTGAACCACTATTtcacagtaaaaaaaagaaaaaaagaaaaaaaaattaatggaagcTTGAACTACAACATGTAAACCCCACAGTGGCAGTGTCTGGCTGGTGTTTTAGCAAGTGTGTCACTTGTTGTATGTCAGAATCTTGTCCACTCATTAACCCCTTACTCACTTGCTCATCCCTCCCCTCCGActcctgatttttttccttctgtgggaGGTAGTGCTTTTGACCTCTTAAAGCATATTTCCATTTCCTGACTTGGTGCTCAGTCTTCCAAGAAAACAGACCCCTTGGGATCCTATTCCATCCCTTGGTGCAAGGCAGGCTGCAGACACAACATTTGTTCAATGCCTTTGTTGCTTGAATTCACATCAGAGATTGTAAACTCCCCTTCTCCTGGTTGGGGTCCAGCTGGGCTTTGGGGTCAGTCCTCCACACTGGAGTGTCTCAGATCAGGTGCAGGCTGTGGGGAGTTGAGTCGTATAAGAGGACTGGGCGGGAGGAGGAGTGTGAGTGGGTCCCCAGTTATACTTAGGGTCCTTGATGATCAGTAAATTCAAGTGTCCCTGGAAATAATCAAGACATACAATAGAGATGGAAAGGTTTTATTTGATTCACACTGAGGACTATAGCTTAGGAGGCAGCCTCTCCaagagctctgagaaactgctctgcTGAAGCATGGTTTCCAGCACAGTCTTACACCTCATGCAAACGAAGCTCACACATTAACACGACAGGGTGTATTCCTTCAAGGTTTCAAAAGAGACAGACCTAGTACACAGACAGTGAGACAGCAGGACTCTGGTGTCTGGGAAGGGAACCTTATCTTCCAGGGAGTGTTAACCTGTACACCATGAGAAGGGATTTGCAGATTTTCTTTACCTCGGTGGTTAAAGCAGATGAGCTGTGAGGGTCTGACAGGCTGTCTTAGTTCACACACAGTTCAGGCTGAATCATGGATGAGCCAGAATGACTTCCCTTTTCCTCAATATGTGAATATCTTCTccatcacagttcagttcaggtcagttcagtcgctgagtcgtgtccaactctttgcgaccacatgaactgcagcacaccaggcctccctgtccatcaccaactcccggactccccccaaacccatgtccattgagtcggtgatgccatccagccatctcatcctctgtcgtccccttctcctcccgccctcaatctttcccagcattagggacttttcaaataagtcagctcttcgcatcaggtggccaaagtattggagtttcagcttcatcatcagtccttccaatgaacacccaggactgatctcctttaggaacaagaagataaaaatcttagaaccataggatccagcaattctaccacTGATGATATACCCAGAAGCATTGAAATCATACCCTGGAAGAGATATTTGTGcactcatgttcatagcagcttcatTCATAATATTTAAATCATGAAAGCAACCTGAATATCCACTGACCAAAGAATAGGTAAACCAAATACGGTATATACTAATAACAAAGTActattcagcatttaaaaaaaagggaagggacttccttggtggtctattggttaagaatcttccttgaAATGCAGcctattgagagggtaacaggcaggaaggccagcagtctccaaaaggaaaaaataggctgcaaatgtcagacatttttatctctcttaagcagcaggaggaaacaagctagcgatatttttttttccttctctatacaaatttaaaaggaggtttctcttaaaatactgtgttgccataatgacacctggtttcacctgaagttaactattctcaaaccttgagttaaccaacgcatttttcttatggaaatgtttctcttaagctatgttaatgtactatgcatttaccccagactctgtcttcaagttggttctgcctaatggctcagaacccaCTTTACAAACCAGTATGTCATACTTAGATATTGTTTCCCTAACCTacgtaaatgaaactatttgcatGGTAATCTGctcttctacaagattcaagtcaatcgttttatggcccaggatgaatcatctggtgccaagattatcccaaaatgcatcttacgGCCTgatgccattctgagttttaagacgttcctttctttcattaacagactgctagaaggcgatggcaccccactccagtactcttgcctggaaaatcccatgggcggaggagcctgataggctgcagtccatggggtcgctaagagtcggacacgactgagcgacttcactttcacttttcactttcat
This genomic interval carries:
- the LOC129631430 gene encoding cationic amino acid transporter 3-like, translating into MLLQFVHQLGQKLTRKQLLEPIDESERPVAHLNTLNLVIVGVGRMLIAGMYILAGAVAKFIAGPATIISFLVAAMFSILSGLCYAEFGALVPRSGSTYFYSYVTMGQVYAFIIGWNSILLLVTGSASLARASSYIFDGLIGNHISQALQETFSLQLPYSLATYADFFALGLVLLMTGLRLLGARESILAIRVSIVINILVLIFITITGFIKGDLHNWKLTEQDYKLNTSGSRDIYGLGGLGPLGSGGFAPFGFEGILQGTATCFYYFFGVDVLATKGAEAINPHRSIPWSILITIFICVLAYCSVSAALTLMVPYYLIQPHNPFPQAILHSLWLPATYITTIGTLCALIFRLHSAVFRMPLLMYTMAEDGLLFRVLTRIHVRTGIHVVAMMSAANLAGLMALLFKYTDLVDLMSVGTLLIYSMVAFSILVLRYQPDQNLRKNENTEEEIEMADPDEYPLDSEPEARNSNLLKSLWFPISTIPTRKSGQIVYRCASLLVLLMIILSLILVQWSSQEFSGDSGYTPVAVLLLLLIIGVTVIIWRQPQNPIPLYFKVPALPVLPLVSIFVNIYLMMQITSGTWAIFGIWNVIGFLIYLGYGIRHSLEENDEQ